The nucleotide window AATCCTTTTGCATTTGATAAAATTGTATGGTTTAATGTGCTTGCCTTCTTTTGCTTATTTCATGTTTCACAgcaaataaaactaataatatcATGAAATGTGTATCAAGTTTTCTTTGAAcccaatttgaaaattttgcgATTCTTTGTTAAAGTTTGAAACATTTTGTTTGTTGACACTATCatcatatgtttttattttatgttttgtaaaGATATCAGAGATTGGAGACTATTCTGTTTGAGATTAACCTATGTAGCtgattttccttttttgctGACTCATGTTTGGATAATGCTTCCTAcaaccatttttttaaaatcatcttATTTTTTAGGTACTGGTTGTTGATTCTTATCCTGCATTTTTAGAATTTGGTTTTGTTCCAAGATCGTAAAGTTTGAGATCCTTCATGACGACTGCATTGATTGCGTTTTATGGAAAGATGGGTTGTTTGATATATGCTTCAAAGATATTTGATGCAATGGTTAGCAAGCAGGTTTGCTCTTGAAATGTCACATGAATGGAGCACTATGGTTGTGTGGTTGATCTCATAGGGAGAGCTGGGCTACTACAGGAAGCGTACGACTTCATAAAGAAGATGCCTTTTGAAGCTGATGCCACTGTCTTGGGGGTTCTGAAGGGTGCTTGTAGACTTCATGGAGCTATTGAATTGGGAAATGAAGTATCACAACTACTGCTTGAGTCGCAACCGAATCATTTGTGCTGGCGCAGAGAGGTGGGATAATGCTGCTGCCTTGAGAAAAGCAATGTTAGATGCTGGAATACACAAGATTTCAGCCCACAGTTTTATTTAGTGGAGCTGTTAACTGCCGCATCAGCTAAGTCATAGCTTGACAGATACATGTTTGTGAAATCTCGACTCATCAAAATGAGTTAGAAGGATCCTGCATATGGATTTTGCAGAGAGATTAAAGCACTGCTTAAAGAAAGCTGTAGTGATATCCTTTTGTTTGGCGAGGTATTTCCTATTGTTTTCTACTTCTGTTTTTATGAATCTTTTTCTTTGCCCCGAAACTTTGAAATTATGCAGCGgtttgctaattaattaatctgAACAATAGTTGATCACGATAAAGCTCGCCTATAGTCAAGCGCTTCTGCTTGATTTCTTCctaaatgaaatttgaaatcctTATGGATTTCGATCACTAGAAACTCTATCACTCAGTTGTGTGTTTATGTCTATCTTATTTTGGGGTTTGAACATTATTGCAGGTCTCTATGCAAGTTATTTTTTGGGGCAGAGGCGTAGTTTGTTATTGTATAACAGTGATGCTTGGGTCAACTTGTGTTCTATTCAATTAATTCAACTGGTACCGTCTACCTTCCAGATATTCGGTAACTCTGTCATCCGAGACTTAGATGGGAAGAGTTGAAGGTTCTTTCTTCAGATCTTCAAAGAATGTAGATTCGAGTTGAAAACACATGATGTTGTCTATGTGAGGCTCAGGCAGTAGAGaaaaatgcaaatatttttCCTAATGTTTCTTTGATCTTTTGATGAGGACCATCATGAGtcggaaaaaatatattttgaaactcTGCAACTTCAGATTTTTATGTTTCCGAACTCAAAGTAGAGTGTTCTATGTTTGTGTTATGATGTCATGTGAAAGAGTTGAGTGAAATACTATGTTTTTAGTGATGACACATATCATCTAATTAAATGATCTAAAGATTTAAGTTTATGTCCGGTTTCTGTTTATTAGTCGAATTTATATCTACATGCCATAGACAAATATAAACGAAATCTGGTTGAGTCTCAAAGGAAGGGAAAGTCATGTCTTTATTCATAGGATAACAAATACTTTATGGAAACATCACAAACTATGAAAGATAAAGGCTTTTATCTGCATCTTCAGAAACTTTGTAGAGATGAATCctgcaattttcaaaaatgaagaattaaaGGTAAGAGCTTGAGGATGAAGGAGGTCGAAAATAcattgatatataaaaaatgacctCAAGAAAGATAAAGATCAAGTTGAATACCTGGAGGTagctactcactaatatctttTCTCGTGCCTTTTCATTCTCGTAGTAATTCTGTGTTCCAATTGCACAACCAACCTCAAAAACCATGTTGGATATTGAGTTGACAACATTATGTATATTACGGACAGTCCAATAACAAGTCCACAACCGTAACCCATGAGAACCGCTTGCCAACTGATCATTggtgaatcttcttcttcttcttgatctagcTCAACTGGAATTGTCTCTTGTGGTACCCTATCATCACCGCCACAGTGTTTTGAGAGTGGCAATCCACGTAACCCATCATTCCCTTGGTATGAAGTGTTCTCAAACGTATCAAATTGTTTTCCTTTGGGGATGCATCCAACAAGATGATTGTGAGAGAGATTTAAGACGGCAAGAAATGTGAGGGATGCAAGTTGTGGTGGAATTCCTCCGCTGATTTTGTTAGATGAGATATCCAATGATTCGAGTACAGATAAATTTTGCAATGATGCTGGTATATGACCTTCTAAGACATTATGAGATAAGTTCAAGGTACGAAGTCCAACGAGATCTCCAATAATGTTAGGAATATGACCTTCAAATCTGTTCTTTGAGAGATCGATAATCATGTTAGAATCCAAAATTCGAACAGAATTATAATCCTGTCCCTTTGTTGTAATTGTCGTCAAATAATCATAATAACCAGCAAATTCATCAGAAACATACTCTGGGGTTCTTGTACTCTCATCAATTTTCTTCATGGCTTGCAAATTCCCAAAAAGACTTATTGGTAAATTGCCACTAAATCCATTGGATGATAGATCAAGAATTTGAAGCTGCGCAAACAAGTTTGTATTCCGTGAAGATTTAATGGGACCGTGAAACTTATTTGATCTCAAGCTTAAAATCTGCAAATCAGGTAGGTTTCCTAACCAGTTTGGAAATGTGTCATTCAATTGATTGTTACCTAGATCAAGAAGTGTCAAATACTTGCAATTGATCAAAGATGGTGGGACTTTCCCCGTTAGCTTATTCCCGTGCAAGCTAATGACCCTGAAAGAGTTCCCAATACTAAAATTTATATTGATTGTCCCACTAAGACTGTTGTTGCTCAAATCCAAATTCCAAAGGTTTTCATTCATCTCACCCAAACATTGCGGGATTGTTCCCTCCAAATTATTACTTCTCAATTCTAACAAAATCAATGCTTTCAGATTGCAGATAGCTGAAGCAATCTGTCCACTGATATTATTGTGTGAAAGGAGAAGAAATGTTAGGATTGGCTGGTTTAGGAGTGAATTTGGTATATGACCTTGCAGCTGATTTTGTTTTAGAGAAACTTTAGACAATGTTTTGGACTTGAACTCCTGAATTTTTCCACTGAAAGTGTTATTGCTCAAGTCTAACACTTCCAGTGAAGAAAGGGAGAATATCCAGAAAGGTATAGTCCCATTCAAGTCGTTTGATGACAAGTCGAGCCATTGTAGGTTTTGCAGTCCACTTCCGTTGGATGGAATTGAACCAGTTAGGTAATTGGACGCAATTTGTAGCGATTCAAGTTGCGTCCAGCTTCTGTTAAACTCAAGTTGACCATCAAAGTTGTTATTTTTAAGTGATAACTCCGTGAGCTTTCCAAATCTCGAGAACAGGGAAATTGGTCCTTTAAGATGGTTATTACCAAGGTCCAAAAACTCTATGTTGGTGAGATTCCATAGAGGTTTAGTAATAGACCCTGACAGATTACAATCACTCATGCCCAATACAAGCAATGAAGTTAGATGGCTAAATGATTCAGGTATCCTATCACTAATATTCACATGATAGAGATATAACTTCATGAGTGATGCACTGCTATTCCATTTGGTTGTGGGAAACCTAACAGTGAGCAGGGAATTGGATGATAAATCAAGGAATTCTAAATCGGAAAGGTGGAAAACTCTTTCGGGCAATACCCCACATAAATTTGTCTGTGGAAGCtgtagatattttaaataagaagagaaattcTGAGGAATTGTGGAAGAGATGTTTACATAGTCAAGGTTGAGCTCTCTTAATTGGGTCAAGTTTTTAAGGAGCAGTTCAAAATTGTGAGGCCCAAGACTAAGGTCATATAGACCACTGAATCGAAGAACGTGTAATTTAGAAAGGTGAGAGATTTCTGTTGGCATTAGACCTGTAAAACCTGTACCTGACAAATCAAGATGCGTCAAGCTAGAGAACTCACCAAATTTAGGTGAAATGAGCGATCCGGTGAAATTATTACATGACAAATCAAGCCTTTTGAGATTGGATAATTGAAAGAGGCTACTATTGGAATGAAACTTGCCTTGAAGTGTGCTGTAACTGAGATCAAGCTCAATTACTTGTCCCGTCATCTCGTCACAATGAACTCCGTCCCATGAGCAACAATCTGTGGTCTTGTTCCATAAAAGAgtttttggatatgactgaatCTCTTGGTCTGTTATTATTTCACGACAAAAATTAGAAGCATTGGGATTAATGGTGAACATGTGCTTAAATTGTAGAAGAGCAAGAGCTTGATCTTCGGGGCATAAATGAGATAAGGATGACGAGAAAACAAGTTGACAGAGAAAGGGATATAGCATAAAAAATACAAGTTTTACATAATCCATTTCTGCACTAAAAATGATCAAAACTAACTAAGTTGGtagagaagaaatcaagaaatattTTCTCTGTGTGtctattcaataattttgatcatatacacaaaaataaccttataaagttaaataataattaatcaaatattaaataataatcatatcatattattatactattatacCACTActaatcatatttattattatattatatatcaacataatataattattatattgaacATTCCttaaatataaatacacaaaaacaaatatgattatatttatgcattcaaaaattgaagaatatttCTCAATTCTAAAGTAAATTTgctttatcaataaaattaaaattcatgtAAGTAACATAAATGCTATAGAGTCTAATActtaatatgaattatataaaatttatttttcgtGAAATGAAAGAGGAATAACAGTACTAAAGAGAAAAAACATATAGTAATGAAGTTGGATAAAAATGCAACACTTTGTAAGAGAAGAAACTTTTAGTTAGAGAAGTTAATTTTTCTGCGTTGCTAATATTCCCGTTTTACAACTCAAAACTTTTACTCCCTCgattcctttttatatgtcatccttcttataaatagttggtctataatacttgtcatttcataaaatcaatgcataaattacaatattcttcctattttaccattgtgagttattagccttgaaaatatacatttgaccaacatagaaaaatcaagtaaataattcatgttcatttgtcaaattaattaatcaaaataaattaattcatattcattgattgaaaagttgacttcaaaagtaaataaataagggtagaatagtaaacttacttaatttcttaatgcactcaattaaaaatgataacataaaaataagaacgaagggagtaaaatataatatataaattttataattataataataataatagggtACAAACGCGCAATGCACATTTCCAGAACTAGTAGCATAAATTAAGCATTTTCAGTCAATTTGAAGTTGACAATCACATATGCACATTCAATGTATCATTCAGTCTGTTCACATTCTCAATTCAAATGCATTTTGTCTGATACCTTATTATAGacaaaaatgtcacataaaaggTATTTGTTTTGGTTCCCTTGCCACCCCACTCAAAACTTTCCCTTTCTATTACaaagcaaaaaaagaagaagaaaattcatattttgCTTTCTCTTCTCCTCAAGATACACATGTTAAAGCATTAGACCTCGTGTTTGTTaccaaattcaactttcaacaaAAGAATGAAAGTTCGTTCCAATGAAAATATCAAGCTCAATTAAAATTGTGAAGCTTCAAAGTGCGAAGTTGGATTAAAATTAACTgaccatttttttcttcttttaaaaaaaactgttattttaaaaaattgtggtaATAAAATATCCATGTattcatttaatttatgttgGAAAGTCATTACTAATTAATTGATAAACTACCAAAAAATTGGAAAGTCATTATTAATTGATAGACTACTGTTTCTTCCaataagaaaaatcaatagGGTACATGTTTTATACATAAATGAGTGATTAAAGTTCTGCAGTAATTAATAGTTCCAAGTATGAAGGCCATTTCAAAGTAAATTTAGATATCAACTTGTTTTACTATTCTTGAAATATTGTACACAAcaagttgaagttgaagttgAGTCCAAATCTCCtttgagttaaattttttttgatatctGCTACAATGAAAAAAGTTCCTTCAACTTTGGTCCATGGTTTCATGATGTTTCTTTGATCGTTTGATGAgtctgtcaaaaatattttcgaaCTCTGTAACTACAAATTTATGTTTTTGAACATAAAGTCGAGTGCTCTATGTTTTTATTATGATGTCATGTGAATGAGTTGAGTGAATACAATGTTTTTAGTGATGGCACATACCATCCGATTGAATGATCTAAATGTTATATcgtaattttactatctttagaaaaatcacttttgaaatgtttcaagtataaaacaatttgagaaaaatacttaaaaaagagttgtcacttaattttttttaaagaaattaagaaaacttataatttaaaatgattctaacagattaagtctttaaaaatttaaggaaaatgggTAAGAGGTTCTTATTTACGCTTCAAGAAGGTTTTTAAGACATTTGAAGCGTTCGCTAACACGCGGTTATCCTACGACTTagttagaatatttttttgactatttttggGAAGTgattatgaaaatgacttttaatattaacttgaaaaaaatagttaaacaaagaacaattttttattttttttagaaaggggaaccttaattaaaatatttgaatttaattacAGGTGATTAGGATTTTAACAAAacttgattaattaaaatttatttgaatcattttaaaataataatttaaaccgaTTTGATTAACTAAAAGtatgaaaactattttaaattaattgaagaataaataaaaagttttgactaaatatattcaataaaagtataaaagttgataaaaaatgaatcatattaaaataaactaaaataaagaaTACAGTTCACCTTTTGggggatttaattaagttatttaaagttagagttaataaaaaactaacaataaataatcacaattaaataggTTAAGAGTgaaggagaaattgaatttgggcccttCTTAGGCCTGCTGCAGGTTGTGTTTGGGTTTTGGCCCTATTTTTGCCCTTGAAAACCTGTATATATACCAAGCGTATATTACTGTATATTTCCGCTGTATATCAGACTTTATATCATCCATATACAGTTACGAAATTCAGGTGGTTTGATGACAAGTAGAGTAATTGTAGATTTCGTAGTCCACTTACGAAATTGGATGGCATTGGACCAGTTAggaaatttgatgaaaaatctAATATTTCAAGTTGCATCCAGCTTCTGTTAAAGTATAAGAACTCAAGTTGACCATCAAAGTTGTTATCATCAAGTAACAAACTCTCTAGTGGGTGAGTTTCCATAGAGGTTTAGGAATAGGCCCTGATAGATTAGAATGACTCATGTCCAACTCATGAAGTGAAGTTAGATGGCTAAATGATTCAGGTATCCTACCAGTAATATTCACATCTTAGAGATATAACTTCATGATTGATGCACTACTA belongs to Solanum stenotomum isolate F172 chromosome 1, ASM1918654v1, whole genome shotgun sequence and includes:
- the LOC125853592 gene encoding receptor-like protein Cf-9 homolog, yielding MDYVKLVFFMLYPFLCQLVFSSSLSHLCPEDQALALLQFKHMFTINPNASNFCREIITDQEIQSYPKTLLWNKTTDCCSWDGVHCDEMTGQVIELDLSYSTLQGKFHSNSSLFQLSNLKRLDLSCNNFTGSLISPKFGEFSSLTHLDLSGTGFTGLMPTEISHLSKLHVLRFSGLYDLSLGPHNFELLLKNLTQLRELNLDYVNISSTIPQNFSSYLKYLQLPQTNLCGVLPERVFHLSDLEFLDLSSNSLLTVRFPTTKWNSSASLMKLYLYHVNISDRIPESFSHLTSLLVLGMSDCNLSGSITKPLWNLTNIEFLDLGNNHLKGPISLFSRFGKLTELSLKNNNFDGQLEFNRSWTQLESLQIASNYLTGSIPSNGSGLQNLQWLDLSSNDLNGTIPFWIFSLSSLEVLDLSNNTFSGKIQEFKSKTLSKVSLKQNQLQGHIPNSLLNQPILTFLLLSHNNISGQIASAICNLKALILLELRSNNLEGTIPQCLGEMNENLWNLDLSNNSLSGTININFSIGNSFRVISLHGNKLTGKVPPSLINCKYLTLLDLGNNQLNDTFPNWLGNLPDLQILSLRSNKFHGPIKSSRNTNLFAQLQILDLSSNGFSGNLPISLFGNLQAMKKIDESTRTPEYVSDEFAGYYDYLTTITTKGQDYNSVRILDSNMIIDLSKNRFEGHIPNIIGDLVGLRTLNLSHNVLEGHIPASLQNLSVLESLDISSNKISGGIPPQLASLTFLAVLNLSHNHLVGCIPKGKQFDTFENTSYQGNDGLRGLPLSKHCGGDDRVPQETIPVELDQEEEEDSPMISWQAVLMGYGCGLVIGLSVIYIMLSTQYPTWFLRLVVQLEHRITTRMKRHEKRY